The DNA region GGTTGCGGTCCAGCCGGGCCATGATTTCAGCCGGATCGTCACTGAGGTCGATATGCTCTACGTCGTGACGGGAGGTCATGATGCTGTTGACGTGGCGCTGAGCCATGCCCAGCACCCGGGCAATCATCACCCGCTCCTGGCGGTTAAACAGCATGCTGGCATCGCTGTCCGCAATCAGTGACGAGGTTTTCGCATCCAGCTCGGCCGGTTCCGCCGCGCCCCGCAGCATCCGCAGCACCGCTTCCGCCGTCCGCTGCCGGAGCGGGCGACCCGCCGACAGGACCCGGCGGCGATTAAAGTGCGCCAGCTGGTTCAGCGCCTCAATGATCACCGAGAAACCGATCGCGGCGTAGAGATACCCTTTGGGGATCACGAAGCCAAACCCTTCCGCCACCAGGCTGAAACCAATCATCAGCAGGAAGCTCAGGCAGAGGATCACAATCGTAGGATGGCTGTTCACAAAGCGGGTCAGGGGTTTGCTGGCGAGCAGCATCAGCAGGATCGCGATCGTCACCGCCAGCATCATGACCGGTAAATCGTTCACCATTCCCACGGCGGTGATGACCGCATCCAGCGAGAAGATGGCATCCAGCACCACAATTTGCGCCACCACCGGCCAGAATTTAGCGCCGCCTTTTTGTTGACCGGACGCCTCATCATGGCCCTCAAGGCGCGCATTTAACTCTGTCGTGGCTTTAAACAGCAGGAAAATCCCGCCTGACAGCAGCAGAAGATCGCGTGCACTGAAGGGGTGATCCGCCAGCGTTATCCAGGGTTCCTTGAGCGTCACCAGCCACGAAAGCGAAGCGAGAAGCAGAATCCGGCACGCCAGCGCCAGCAGCAGGCCGATAACGCGCGCGCGGTCGCGAAGCGGCCCCGGCAGCTTCTCCACCAGGATGGCAATGAAAATCAGATTGTCGATGCCTAAAACCAGTTCCAGAACGATTAGCGTTACTAATCCCGCCCATAGCGAGGGATCGGCAATTACCTCCAGCATCTCTTATTCACCTGAATGTCTTAAATTGCGTTTTCTCTGATGATAGTGGAGTGCCAGGCCAGGCACAAATGGCAGGGCAGGGGAGAGGGGGCCGGGCCGGACCACGCGATTGTGCGAAATGTGAACACAGGCGTGTGACGGTTTGATTAATTCCGCAGAGGCGGACAGAGATAATTCTGACCCGATGTGTAGCAGAAAGAGGATATTCACCTGCCGGGCTTATGCGATTTATCTTATCGCGGGTATGGCATTAATCCGAATTGTGCGGAAAGGATTGCACTGCCTGTCCGGCATCAATACTAATTGCTGGTAGTCTTTTTCCTAAAATAGTCCAGGGATGGCGGGACCTGCTTGTAAACAAGCCAGTAATAACTAGTATAGCAACAAGTTAGCAAACTCTGCCCCAGAGTCGTAATTTGCGTACCGATTCGACATTATCCGTAATGTCACGAATACGTAATTCATCATTGAACGTCTGTATGATGCGTTACCGAAACGCTGACGCATTTTGGGGAGCAATATGAATGATGACAGCGATATTGGCAGCGACAGCCAAGGGCGGTAGCGTGCCTGAATCGCGTTTTTCGTTGATAAAATGAGCAGCGCTGGCGATGATTAAAGTCAGAGTAATCTGTTGGTATTCATCACAATATTATTGGTTTTATGGTTAAGATCATTGGCGTAAACGCCGCAGGAGCTCCCCTCAGAAACGGCTCAGTCTTGAGAGGTTACATCGCTCAACGATTAAACAGGCGATAGCCGTTGCGGGTTAAAGGAAATAAAATAAAGAGTTAAA from Pantoea deleyi includes:
- a CDS encoding TerC family protein, whose protein sequence is MLEVIADPSLWAGLVTLIVLELVLGIDNLIFIAILVEKLPGPLRDRARVIGLLLALACRILLLASLSWLVTLKEPWITLADHPFSARDLLLLSGGIFLLFKATTELNARLEGHDEASGQQKGGAKFWPVVAQIVVLDAIFSLDAVITAVGMVNDLPVMMLAVTIAILLMLLASKPLTRFVNSHPTIVILCLSFLLMIGFSLVAEGFGFVIPKGYLYAAIGFSVIIEALNQLAHFNRRRVLSAGRPLRQRTAEAVLRMLRGAAEPAELDAKTSSLIADSDASMLFNRQERVMIARVLGMAQRHVNSIMTSRHDVEHIDLSDDPAEIMARLDRNQHTRILITDNSSEPLGVVHVIDLLHQSLHHHSLDLRALIRQPLVFPERLTLLQALEQFRQAHTHFAFVVDEFGSVEGVVTLSDVMETIAGNLPNEAGEIDARYDIQIQGEGHWIANGHMPLEDLALYVKLPLDEQRDYHTLAGLLMDRLQHIPQEGEVLQLEGYQLRTLQVENHRVQKVEILLQPDMEYEV